From Terriglobales bacterium, one genomic window encodes:
- the amrB gene encoding AmmeMemoRadiSam system protein B, protein MRKSFIAGVYAIAVLLAIVSCRGAEQPKDRAAAVAGTFYPADPTQLAAFVDGELAKAGVLQVGGTLIGLVVPHAGYPYSGPVAAYSYAQLKGKKFKRVVLIGPSHFEEIGFSSVYNGDAYTTPLGKVLVDREFAKKLASQGRSIRLSGAGHAVGQQSEHSLEVQLPFLQRTLGDFKIVPIVMGDQSYGAMRELGMGLAKLLKDDPDTLMVASSDLSHYHPYEDAARRDHNFLDAVTHNDFLSMSHNLESGIWEACGGGPIVTVMIAAQHLGASSPRVLKYANSGDVTGDKGRVVGYSAMALVKGADEAVETKAAIADEGRAELLKIARLSVETAVREHKMYEPPPPKLTELQLERGAFVTLTRKGELRGCVGYPSAVMPLYMVVRDVAALAAVRDTRFSPVKPEELKDLEYEISVLSPFVHVLDVKNIQVGRDGLIARKGSLEGYLLPQVPVEEHWNRDTFLEEIGIKAGLEKDAWRDADTDLFTFSAVVFSDHEKLKN, encoded by the coding sequence ATGAGGAAATCGTTCATAGCAGGCGTGTATGCAATCGCGGTGCTGCTGGCGATTGTGTCGTGTCGCGGAGCAGAGCAACCGAAGGACCGTGCGGCGGCGGTGGCGGGCACGTTCTACCCTGCGGACCCGACGCAACTCGCGGCGTTCGTTGACGGCGAATTGGCCAAGGCGGGTGTGCTGCAGGTAGGTGGTACTTTGATCGGCCTGGTCGTACCCCATGCAGGGTATCCGTATTCGGGGCCGGTGGCGGCGTACTCTTATGCGCAGTTGAAGGGTAAGAAGTTCAAGCGGGTTGTGCTGATCGGCCCGTCGCATTTCGAAGAGATCGGATTCAGCTCGGTGTATAACGGCGACGCCTATACGACGCCGTTGGGAAAAGTTCTGGTGGATCGGGAATTTGCGAAGAAGTTGGCATCGCAAGGCAGGTCCATTCGGCTGTCGGGTGCGGGGCACGCAGTAGGTCAGCAGTCGGAGCACAGCCTGGAAGTGCAACTGCCATTTCTTCAACGCACGCTGGGCGATTTCAAGATAGTTCCGATCGTTATGGGCGACCAATCGTATGGAGCGATGCGGGAACTTGGGATGGGGCTGGCAAAGCTGCTGAAGGATGATCCCGATACCTTGATGGTAGCCAGTTCAGATTTGTCGCACTATCACCCATATGAAGATGCAGCCAGACGAGACCACAACTTTCTCGATGCAGTGACGCACAATGATTTTCTTTCTATGTCCCACAACCTGGAAAGCGGGATATGGGAGGCGTGTGGCGGCGGTCCGATTGTGACGGTGATGATTGCGGCACAACACCTGGGTGCATCGTCGCCGAGAGTGTTGAAGTACGCGAATTCCGGTGATGTGACGGGCGATAAGGGACGGGTTGTTGGGTATTCGGCGATGGCGTTGGTTAAAGGTGCGGACGAGGCGGTAGAGACCAAAGCTGCCATCGCGGATGAGGGGCGAGCGGAGCTGTTGAAGATAGCACGGCTTTCGGTGGAAACCGCCGTGCGGGAGCACAAGATGTATGAGCCGCCACCGCCAAAGCTGACGGAGCTTCAACTGGAGAGGGGTGCGTTCGTAACACTTACGAGAAAAGGTGAACTGAGAGGATGCGTGGGATATCCCTCGGCTGTGATGCCGCTGTATATGGTGGTGCGCGATGTAGCCGCGCTGGCAGCGGTCCGTGATACGCGGTTTTCACCGGTGAAACCTGAAGAGCTGAAGGATCTGGAGTATGAGATATCCGTTCTGTCGCCGTTCGTGCATGTGTTGGATGTGAAGAACATCCAGGTTGGGCGAGACGGATTGATCGCGCGGAAGGGATCGCTGGAGGGATATCTGTTGCCGCAGGTTCCGGTGGAGGAACACTGGAACCGCGATACGTTTTTGGAAGAGATTGGAATCAAGGCCGGGCTGGAGAAGGACGCGTGGAGAGACGCCGATACCGACCTGTTCACATTTTCAGCGGTGGTGTTTTCAGATCACGAGAAGTTGAAGAACTGA
- a CDS encoding fused MFS/spermidine synthase yields MASPAQPATAQPPLHLRIALVTVGFSAVIGQIILMRELLVASYGNELSLGIMLAAWLAFTAVGSNLFGRLFRRKLPSRVLAALLTASALAIYFAIFLVRSSRAYWNASPGEALGPVPIIVTTLFTLAIYCPLSGWLFTAGSRCYAEHMPEISYATSSMYLLEAIGSAVGGLLASLLLLRLFDSLQIATIIALVNVLVAIFLTASSKLARTALTLIVLIAGATMIVISSRLELQTVARSWPGFHVVAARISPYGALAVVETEGNRSVIQNGTILFTVPDLAAAEEAVHFPLLQHPSPRTVLLIGGGLNGSIAEILKYPTVERVDYVELDPAVIRISRDHFPQLWASLIADRRIHIHELDGRLFLNSTPLRFDVVILSLPEPQTAQINRFYTEESFQEVSAHLNPGGVFGFQMHASEEYLNPQMKAFLRCLNATLQRAFAHTITIPGEVVHFIATAQPALLTTDPQLLLTRLDQRGVRTTFFRDYYLPFRITPERVTSLAESLKPTETTRINRDFVPIAYFFNIELWSTQFNSRYRDAFNTIAKIPFAAVIWAIFALLLISAVTNSSRRVAAGYSVAMMGLTLMVLEILLLLGFQAVYGYVFNELALIIAGFMIGMATGSWLALRHTENRNSIRLLWLTQVAAVVVLLAVTPLIVGMGKLTAFGLPTIFLHAVFLVFAVLCGIVGGFQFPIGMRIFSHVRQPASPGTLYGLDLFGACVGALVISMWLIPVFGFYKTAGIVALANLGPILLAARTPRNS; encoded by the coding sequence ATGGCCTCGCCTGCACAACCCGCAACTGCGCAACCGCCACTCCACCTCCGCATTGCTCTCGTCACCGTCGGATTCTCAGCTGTCATCGGGCAGATCATTCTCATGCGCGAACTCCTGGTCGCCTCTTACGGCAACGAACTCTCGCTCGGGATCATGCTTGCCGCCTGGCTTGCATTCACCGCCGTCGGCAGCAACCTCTTCGGCCGGTTGTTTCGCAGGAAGCTCCCGAGCCGTGTGCTCGCCGCCCTTCTTACCGCCAGCGCGCTCGCCATTTATTTCGCCATCTTTCTTGTCCGCAGCAGTCGCGCCTACTGGAATGCGTCTCCCGGCGAAGCACTCGGGCCCGTTCCGATTATCGTCACCACCCTCTTTACGCTGGCCATCTACTGCCCACTTTCCGGATGGCTCTTCACTGCCGGAAGCCGCTGCTACGCCGAGCACATGCCGGAAATCTCCTATGCCACCAGTTCCATGTATCTGCTGGAAGCTATCGGCTCCGCCGTCGGAGGTCTGCTCGCCAGTCTTCTCTTGCTCCGACTCTTCGACTCGCTTCAGATCGCCACGATCATCGCCCTCGTGAACGTCCTGGTCGCCATCTTCCTCACTGCCTCCAGCAAGCTCGCGCGCACCGCACTGACGTTAATCGTCCTCATCGCGGGCGCGACCATGATCGTCATTTCCAGCCGCCTTGAACTCCAGACCGTCGCACGCTCATGGCCCGGATTTCACGTCGTCGCCGCACGCATCTCGCCCTATGGCGCCCTCGCGGTTGTCGAGACCGAGGGAAATCGCAGTGTCATCCAGAACGGCACCATCCTGTTCACCGTCCCCGATCTGGCCGCTGCCGAAGAAGCCGTGCATTTTCCCCTTCTCCAGCACCCTTCTCCGCGTACCGTCCTTCTTATCGGTGGTGGACTCAACGGCAGTATCGCCGAAATCCTGAAGTATCCCACCGTCGAGCGCGTCGACTACGTCGAACTCGACCCGGCCGTCATACGCATCTCGCGCGACCATTTCCCGCAGCTCTGGGCTTCCCTCATCGCCGACCGCCGCATTCACATTCACGAACTCGACGGACGCCTCTTCCTGAATTCCACTCCACTGCGCTTTGACGTCGTCATCCTGAGCCTTCCCGAGCCACAAACTGCGCAGATCAACCGCTTCTACACCGAAGAGTCCTTCCAGGAAGTCTCGGCGCACCTCAACCCCGGCGGCGTTTTCGGATTCCAGATGCACGCATCCGAGGAATACCTCAATCCGCAGATGAAGGCCTTCCTTCGCTGCCTCAACGCAACCCTCCAGCGCGCCTTCGCCCACACCATCACCATTCCCGGCGAGGTTGTGCACTTCATTGCCACCGCACAGCCGGCCCTGCTCACCACCGACCCACAACTCCTGCTCACCCGACTCGACCAGAGGGGCGTACGCACCACCTTCTTCCGCGACTACTATCTTCCATTCCGCATCACGCCCGAGCGTGTGACATCTCTGGCCGAGAGTCTCAAGCCCACAGAGACAACCCGCATCAACCGCGACTTTGTTCCGATCGCTTACTTTTTCAATATCGAGTTGTGGAGCACGCAGTTCAACTCCCGCTACCGCGACGCATTCAACACCATAGCCAAAATACCGTTCGCTGCTGTTATCTGGGCGATATTCGCTCTGCTGCTTATCTCCGCCGTCACAAACTCCAGTCGGCGCGTCGCCGCAGGCTACTCCGTCGCCATGATGGGACTCACTCTCATGGTTCTTGAAATTCTCTTGCTGCTCGGATTCCAGGCCGTTTACGGATACGTCTTTAATGAACTCGCACTCATCATCGCCGGGTTCATGATCGGAATGGCCACCGGCAGTTGGCTCGCTCTGCGGCACACGGAGAATCGAAACTCGATCCGCCTGCTATGGCTCACCCAAGTCGCCGCCGTTGTCGTGCTGCTCGCCGTAACCCCGCTTATAGTCGGCATGGGAAAGCTCACCGCGTTCGGTCTCCCAACCATCTTCTTGCACGCGGTTTTTCTCGTGTTCGCCGTCCTTTGCGGAATAGTTGGCGGCTTCCAGTTTCCGATCGGAATGCGTATCTTCTCGCACGTACGCCAACCCGCCTCTCCCGGCACGCTCTACGGCCTCGACCTCTTTGGCGCGTGCGTTGGCGCGCTCGTCATCAGTATGTGGTTGATACCAGTCTTTGGCTTTTATAAGACTGCCGGGATCGTCGCGCTCGCCAACCTCGGCCCCATCCTTCTGGCCGCACGAACGCCGCGGAATTCGTAA